In the Rhododendron vialii isolate Sample 1 chromosome 2a, ASM3025357v1 genome, CTACATCTAACCAGAGAAATCATCATTTCAGCAATGCAAGCTGTCAAGTATCAGATAGAGTTTTGATAAGAAACAAAAGTATCAGATATATAGAGTGACAATTAATCAGCTAACAAATGGAATGAGATGACAATGAATAGATTTTTCGAAATGTATGGTAGTATAGTAGTCAATTAACACTTTCATTTCTATCTAATCTTGTGTACTCAATGAAACCTACAAAAAAATTACGGTATGCAAATTCATAATCCTGACAAAATGGCTAAATTAGCATTGACAAGAAATCAAATCAACACATCGTATCATTCTCTTAACAATCCTGATAGCAGCAAGTTTAATTCGGGGAGAAGTTCTGCACAAAATGTGTTTATTATAAGAGTACAGGTCAAAGAGGCAAAATACCCAAAATGCAGGCAATGCACATAAACTCCTCCAAGGGCCCCCATCAGCTCCTCTCATCTCCAAGTATCTCTTTAACCTGACCTGCATGGGATAAGAAGACTATGGCTTTTAGCGAGAAACATAACAAAATACTGGGAACTTTCCTAAAGTTATCTCTTCAGCAACCACAAACCTCGGGATATATTGTTGCCAAATGATTCTCCCAATCATTGAGGGTTGCCAATTCACCAGGAATGGGAGAAAGTTTTCCGGACATGAAGTCCTGCAACATCATCACAAGCGAAGCATTAAAGATATATTAAGCAAAATGTAAAAGGCCAAAATCGCAAAGTTGATATATAGAGAGAGCCTAAAATCAGTTCAGAAATTAACAAAGGTAGATGATAACCCGGAAGGACAATCCACAACAATCAATATACTTCTTCTTCTGATAGACGAAATACATCGGCACATCAAGCGCATAATCTACATACTGTTCAAACCTATGCCCAGAAAAGAAAATGTAAGGGTTTATCATTGCTATTATTGGTCAGACTATTTAAAGATACTAAAAGAAACAACATaggttttttaaatttttagtgCTAAACTGGAAGGAACAAGTAATAAAAAGAACTAAACCAATTAAATAGATGGCAGAGTATTCTCATGGGCCATGGCTGATCCAATCTTCATCTTTCTGAATGATAGAGCACAGATAGATACAAAGCCATCAACTTATTCACCATAACAAATATTCCCTACTTAGGATtattattaaaagaaaaaagatttccATTCATCCAACATTTAATTTGTGTATACCTCTTGTGCTTAGGTAATTATTCATCAACCCAGCTTTATAAAACCATTCTACATTCTAGAAGAGACCCCAGAAAATATCAACACATACAGTACAATGTTCTAAAGAAAATGTAAACTTACCCAAAGGAGTCATCAAAAACAAAGGGAAGCATGCCAGTGCGATTGTTATCGTAATCAGTCCAGACTTGACTGGTGAAACATACAGGAAACTGTTAAACCCAGTGGGAAATTGCTGCAACGTGAAAATTGATGAGTAGAAGGTAAGTTATGGTAACCTTCTCATACTAAGATAACCATTCGGCTTTCCTTCAGTGAAAGGCGAATTGGCAAACAGTGCTGTTGCGATCTGTCTCATTAACTATGCTCGTTAGATTCTAGGGAACCAAAGGAAAAACAAGGAGGAGAAAGGTTTCATACAGGCTGCAAGGCAAGACTAGCACGAAATTTCTTGATCATGTCGACCTCAGAACTGAAGTCCAAATTGACCTATTAAAGCCAGAAAAGATATCCATCATTTCTCATTCAGAACAAGCCTATTATTAGGATAAACAAAAATGGTCAGTTTCTTCAAGAGTCTTGATTTTAAGAAAaccaccacacaaaaactgttaCATTTACATTTCCTGTACCTGAACGGTGCATGTCCGGTACATCACATCAAGTCCCAGAGAACCAACTTTAGGCACGTAATTCCTAATTATTTCATATCTTCCCTGAGCCAAAAAACTATGTCAGTACACACAGGTAATAGAAGTATTCTACGTTTGAATAAATGGCATAAGAAAACAAACATCATAATAGTTTTGTAGGACAAAATGGCATGGGAATTAGCATAAAAATTCAACacttagaaaataaaatgatcaaatgatGAAGGAATCGTGACCCGATGGAATGAGACTGTACAGATGTAAAGcaatatatcaaaaaataagaagaagaagaagaaatcagtATGATGTGGTTCTTTCAACAAAAGCCTTAGATCAGAAACAGAAAGAAAGATCAAAAGCTTAACATGACTACTAAATGGCTCAGAGTTTCTCACTTCGTCGAAGGCAAGCGTAAAGGTGAGTCTCTACTAGCAATTCACTAAAGTTAACCTTGAGCAAACACCAAGAATTACAGGTTTTATACAATGAGAAATACAATTTCTCCTATACCTATTAAAAAAAAGCTAAGATAATGGCTCCTTTCTAGTCCGATAGCGAGAGAGCACAGAACATGAAATTGGTATAGATAAAAAAGATGCAGGGTTGAGAGATATGTGTAAAACTAACTTCCACAAGGAAACATCAACTACTTCTGTGGACAGCCAGTCCAATCTGTATCTGTCAGGCATGTGTTTTATTTGTACTCTCCTTCCTATTTCATGTCCAGCCCGAAGAATTTCGCAATCTAGATGCCCTAAGTCCTGAGAAACCTCTATCATCAACTTTCTCGGAACTTGGCATAAAATGGATGCAATTTTTCAAGGGTATTCCATTGGTCAACAATACTAGAGACACCAAATAAAACCCCGCATACAACCACCGATTCTCACATGCTCTCAGTTTGGAAGCTCTCTTGGCCACCAATTAGCCCTCTATATATTTGTGCTGCTTAAGCTAATTGGGGATCATGAATGAAAAATGTTTGGCTCGCTATTATATGTGGTCTGTGATGCACCTTTTCTTAGGTCTGATCGCTTGAGAATTTAGTGAGAGTGCCTAGaattctccctctcttttcttaTTCCTCTTAACTACTTTCTTTGCCTATTTTCCTTGATGCTTCCTTACCAGCCACTGTTGGTTGCAAGATTTAACTTTCAACCTCTGATAGAATTCAACATTTAGCAGTGGAGCTGAGAAGTAAGAGATCCTGCAGCACACGACAAATGTCCTAACCCAAAAGGTGGAAGTACCAAGAGGTGATACCTTGGGCATTACAGGTATGTCGTTTACGCCCCATTTAGGCTGGAAACCAATTCCCAGGAATCCAATTCCCATTTCCTCTGCAACAGCTTTGACCTGCTCATCAATGTAAATGGAAAAGGCACCGGTAACGTCCAATTTAGTACATGTTTCTGTCTTAAACAACCGTGCAGGGAAATATTTCTGGcgagagggagtgagagagcATTGTCATGTGTCTAAGGAGAAGCATAAAATAATATGGCTATGtaacaagaagaagaataaaattcaaaaatcaaccTAAAAATACTAGTATTACACGATGCAAGGAGAAAAAAGCTAACAAGCACCACAAAAATGTAGAAATGATTCATGACAGCATTCCTGCCTTTTCAACTATTAGAAGGTAGACTGGAGAATTCACACAAGAAACTGGCACAGGAAACTCGATATGTTGGGCTTAAATTTGGGCTCTGCATGCGGATAGACATTGTTGGAAAGTGACTAGAATTCCTGTATTAAGTCGATCCAACTCTTTGTTTTTCTCCCCGTTTATTGTACTTGTTGGGAGTTTGTCCGATGCATCAACCCGCCACTGCGTGCTCAAGGCCTAATTTGTATGGAGTAACGGAAAAGAGTACATCACATcacttgggcccaatatacattgaatgactcaATTGAATAGTAGATGATTCGTTTCCACCAATAAGGGCTGCAGAGCACAACCAGCGACCTGGTAAAT is a window encoding:
- the LOC131315641 gene encoding glutamate--cysteine ligase, chloroplastic isoform X3, producing the protein MKYEQIADLLNGIAERFNWEKIMEGDNIIGLKQGKQSISLEPGGQFELSGAPLETLHQTCAEVNSHLYQVKAVAEEMGIGFLGIGFQPKWGVNDIPVMPKGRYEIIRNYVPKVGSLGLDVMYRTCTVQVNLDFSSEVDMIKKFRASLALQPIATALFANSPFTEGKPNGYLSMRSQVWTDYDNNRTGMLPFVFDDSFGFEQYVDYALDVPMYFVYQKKKYIDCCGLSFRDFMSGKLSPIPGELATLNDWENHLATIYPEVRLKRYLEMRGADGGPWRSLCALPAFWVGILYDEVSLQSVLDITADWTPEERQMLRNKVPKSGLKTPFRDGLLRHVAEEVVKLAKDGLERRGFKESGFLNEVVEVVRTGVTPAEKLLEMYHGKWGGQSVDPIFEELLY